CGCCAGGTCGACGCCCGTGAGGTCGATCCGGCGCAGGTCGACGTCGAGCTCGCGCAGCACGTCGACCGCGGTCGCGCTGGCGACCTCGCCGTGCGGCTGGCCGCCGATGCCGTCGGCGACGGCGAGCAGGCTCGAACTCGCGTACAGCGAGTCCTCGTTGACCTGGCGGCGCCGGCCGACGTCCGACCCCGCGGCGTACCGGAGGACGTACCGATCGTGTGTCATGCCCCCATGAAAGCATTGGTTGACTGAGTTCACAAGCAACTCGGCTGAATGGAGCACTCTCCGATAGAGTTGCCGTCATGGACGACGACGCCACGGTCAGCGCGGCCGACATCGCGCGGCTCGCCGGGGTCGGCCGGGCCGCGGTGAGCAACTGGCGCCGTCGCTATCCGGACTTCCCGCCGCCCGTCGGCGGCACGGCGTCGAGCCCGTTGTTCGGCCTGTCCGCCGTCGCCGGCTGGTTCCGCGCCCGAGGCAAGAAGTTCGAGCTGTCCGCCGGTGAACGCGCCTGGCAGCGCCTGCGCGCCCTGGGCGACGACCTCGACCTCGCCGAGCGCGTGAGCCGCGCGGGCGCCTTTTTCGCCTTCCAGGCCGGGATCGCCGACACCTTCGACAGCAAGCTCGACGACCCCGAGCTGCTCACCCTGCTCAGCGAGATGACGCACCGGGCCGGGCCGGTCGAGTCGTTCGAACTGTTGTGCCGCCGGTACTTCGAAGCGCATTCGCGGCGGTTGTCGGCCACCCCGGAGCCGGTCGCCGAGCTGATGGCTCGGCTCACCGGCCCGGTCTCGGCGATCCTCGACCCCGCCTGCGGCTTCGGCGCGCTCGCGCTGGCGAGCGGCGCGAAAACCGTGCTGGGCCAGGACAGTGACCCGATGACGGCGTCGATCGCGACGCTGCGGCTGCGGCTGCGCGGCATCGAGGCCGAGGTCCACGCGGTCGACGCGCTGCGCGAAGACGCCTTCTCGGGCCGGACCGCCGAAGCCGTGCTGTGCGACCCGCCGTTCAACGAACGGGCCTGGGGGCACGACGAACTCGTCGGCGACGCGCGCTGGGAGTACGGCCTGCCGCCGCGCGGCGAGCCCGAGCTCGCCTGGGTGCAGCACTGCCTCGCCCACGTCGAACCCGGTGGCACGGTGGCGATCCTGATGCCGGGCGCGGCGGCCGGGCGGCGCAGCGGGAAGCGGATCCGCGGCAACCTGTTGCGCGCGGGCGCGGTCCGCGCGGTCGTCACGCTGACGCCGGCCGGCCCCGACCTCTGGCTGCTGCGGCGGCCGGTGCCCGGGCAGCGCCCGCCGTCCACCGTGCTGCTGGCGGAGGCGGGCGACGATCTGTCCACAGTGGATGAAATGTGGCGGGAGTTCCGCGCGCACCCCGAGTCCGGCGTCCGGATCATCGACCTGCTCGACGACGACGTCGACCTGACCCCCGCCCGGCGTCGCGGCCGGGACGAGGACCCCGGCCAGGCTTTCCAGGCCGTGCGGGGCCGCTTCGCCGAACTGGCGCCGCGGCTGCCCCCGCTCGAAGCCGTCGATACCGAACCGGCGTTCACCACGATCGGCGAGCTGGTCAAGGCCGGCGTGGTCGAGGTCAGGCACGCGGCCCGCGCCGACGCCGAGCACCCCACGGCCGAGGCGGGTGACGTCGTCGCGTCCGTGACCGGGATCGCGTATGTCCACAGTGGACCAGCGGCGCCGGTCGGCGCCGGCCTCACCGTGTACCGCGTGGACCCGGACCGGCTGGACGCGGACTTCCTGGCCGGCTGCCTGCGCGCGGCCGACCTGCCCGCCGCGTCCGCCTCGACCCGGATCGACGGGAGGCGGGTGCGGATTCCGCGGTGCCCGATCGCCGTCCAGCGCGAATACGGCCTGGTCTTCCGGCGGCTGGCGGAATTCGACGCCGTCCTGCGCGAGACGGCGGAAACGGGCCGTGAGCTGGTCCGGCTAGGCTTCGCTGGACTTGTCGAAGGACGGCTCCGCCCGGGAGGCGGTTAGGGGAACGGATGCTGATCGCCGACCGCTACGAGCTCGACGAGCTGCCGCTCGGGCGCGGCGGGATGGGCGCGGTGCACGGCGGGCACGACCGCAGGCTGGGCCGGCGCGTGGCGATCAAGCTGCTCAGGCTGCCGGGCCGCGACGAAGAACTCGAAGCCCGCTTCGCCCGCGAAGCACGGATCCTGGCGACGCTCGACCACCCCGGCGTGCCGACGCTGTACGACTACGGCACCCACGACGACCGGTTGTTCCAGGTCATGCAGTTCGTCGACGGCGTGACGGTCGCCGACCTGCTCGCCGAGCACGGGCCGCTGCCGGTGCCGTGGGCCGCGGCGATCGCGGCGCAGGCGTGCGCGGTGCTGACCGCCGCCCACGCGCTCGCGGTGTGCCACCGCGACCTCAAGCCGTCCAACCTGATGCTCGGGCCGGACGGTGGCGTCAAGGTGATGGACTTCGGGCTCGCGGTGCTCCGCGAAGCCGACGCCGCGCAGTTCACGCGGGCCGGGCAGCTGCTGGGGACGCCGTCGTACATGGCGCCCGAGCAGATCCAGCGGGGCGGCGCCGAACCGCGGAGCGATCTCTACGCGCTGGGGTGCGTGCTGCACGAAATGCTCACCGGGCGGCGGCTCTTCGACGGGCCCACCGCGTACGCCGTGTTCGAGCGGCAGGTCAAGGAACTGCCGCCGCCGGTGCCGGGGGTTCCGAAGCAGCTCAACGCCCTGCTCGCCGAGATGCTGGCGAAGGACCCGGAAGCGCGGCCGCCCGGGGCGGCCGCGCTGTACGAGCGGCTCGACGCGTTAGTCGGCGGGCTGCCACCGCTGCCCGGGTTCCTGGTGCCGCCGTCCGTGCCCAGTCCGGGCCGGATGTACGCCCGGGTGCTGGGGCGCGTCAGCGGCTGAGCGCCGCCGCCCGCTGGTCGGCGAGCGGCAGGCCGCGCCGCTGGATGCGGCGGTACGTCGTCGCGTTCTGCACCGCGATGCTGACGCCCAGGGTGAGCGCGATCGACGCCGAGGTCAGCGGACCGGCGACGCCGAGCGCGGTGCCCAGCGCGACCAGCCCGACCCGCACCGCGATGGTCAGCAGCCACAGCCCGACGGTGACGGCCGAGCCCTTCTGGAACGTCGTGCCGTCGCGCTCGGTGAGCGTCGTCGTGGTGCTGCGCAGGACCCCGAGCCCGGCGAGGACGACGAGGTCGGCGCCGAGCAGCCCGAGTTCGGCGGGCGACGCACCGGGCAGGGCCTTCGCGGCGAGGTAGCCGCCGACGGCGACCAGGATCAGCGGCATCATGACCAGGGTCTTGCGGTTGAGCAGCGTGCCGCGGACCTGCTTGTAGACGACCTTGTAGAGGACGGTGGCGGCGATGACCACGTAGAGCAGGGCGTTCGCTGCGCTGGGCATTTCGGGGCTCCTTGGTTTCGAAGGTGCTCCCAGCTTCGGCGAACGGCGGCCCGGTTTCGTCGGCGTGGGGATCGGGCCCGGGTGGAACCCGGGATCAACCCGGAGGTGGAGGCGCTGCCCGGCCGGACTGCCCAAATCGTGACCTTCCCGGACGAACCTCGAACGGGTGACCGCCGTCTTTACGGGTGTCCACAAGCGATGATCGAGTATGGGGGTAACGGATCGTGAAGAGGCTTCTGGCGGGAGCGGCCGCGCTGGCCACCGCGTTCGTGCTGGCTGCCTGCTCCGGGGGCGGGGCGGCGTCCGGGGGGCCGAACGCGGGCGGCGGGGCCGTCGCCGCGGCCGGGACGGGCGGCGGGACGCCGACCACCTCGGGCACCACCGCGGCCCCCACCACGACCAGCGCCACGCCGACGCCGACGCCGTCGACCACGAAGCCGGCGCCGACCAGCACCACGGCCAAGCCGAAGCCCAAGCCCAAGCCGGCCGCTCCGGCGGCCAACCCCGGCGTCCCGTGCGCCGCCGCGGCCGCCGCGTCGGGCACCGCCGCCTGCGTCGACATCTCCGCGCACAAGGCGTGGATCCTGCAGGGCGGCAAGGTCGTCTACGGGCCGGTGCCGATGCTGCCGGGCCGCAAGGGCTACGCGACGCCGACCGGCACCTTCCACGTGCTGTCGAAGGAAAAGGTGCACCTGTCGAAGGAGTTCGACAACGCGCCGATGCCGAACTCGGTGTTCTTCTACCCGGGCGACGCCTTCCACACGGGCAGCCTCTCGGTGTACTCGCACGGCTGCATCCACCTGTCGGCGGGCGCGTCGCTGAAGTTCTTCAACACCCTGCACGTCGGTGACGTCGTCCAGGTGGTGCCGTAACCGGGTCCAGGTCGAAACGCGGGCCGTCTCCGAATCCCTCGGAGACGGCCCGTTTTCGTCAGGAGCGCAGGTCCGCCGGCGTGGTTCCGGCCGACGTCAGCGGCAGCCCCAGCGCCACCCGCTCGGTCAACCACGGGCTCGGCCGGTACCGCGGGTCCCCGGTGGTCGCGGCCAGGCCGCGCAGTATCCGCAGCACGATGTCGCCGCCCACCAGGTCTCCCCAGGTCAGCGGGCCACGCGGGTACCCGAGACCCAGCCGGACCGCCGTGTCGATGTCCTCCGGGGACGCCAAGCCCTGGCCAGCGATGAAGCACGCCGTGTTGACGATGGACGCCAGGAGGCGCTGGGCGATCGGGGCCGGGCCGTCGCGGACCACCGTCACCGGGCGGCCGGTCGCCGCCAGGGCGCCCCAGGCCGCGCGGCCCGCCGCCGGGTCGAGGCCCGGGTGGACCGCCATCGTCAGGCGCCGCTCGTAGCCACCCAGGGGATCCACGCCGGCGACGCGGTCCAGCGGCAGCCCGGCACGCGCGCCCGCGTCCACTGTGGACTCGCCGTAGAGCGGGACGAGCAGGACCGCGTCCGGGTACGCGTCCGACACCACCTGCACCCCGGCCGCCGACAGCACCCGGCCCAGGTGCTCGTCCGCCGCGAACACCGGGCTCGACGGCTTCGGCGGCGCCGCCGGCTCGTCGGTGACCTGCTGCTTCCCCTCGGCGTACGAGTAGAAGCCCGAGCCGTTCTTGCGCCCGAACAACCCGGCGGCGACCCGCGGCCGGGTCAGCCACGACGGCCGCAGCCGCGGTTCGCCGTGGAAGCCGCCCCAGATGCTTTCCAGCACCGCGTGCGACACGTCGAGGCCGGTCAGGTCGAGCAGCTCGAACGGCCCGAGCTTCAGCCCGAGCACGTCCCGCGCGACGCGGTCGACGTCGGCGGGCTCGGCCAGCGCCTCGGCGAGGATCTGCAGCGCCTCGGTGTTCAGGCCGCGCCCGGCGTGGTTGACCAGGAAGCCCGGCGCGTCCTTCGCCAGCACCGGCTCGTGGCCCCAGCTCCTGACCAGTTCGAGCGCCTCGGCGGGCAGCCAGTCGTGGGTGCGCGTGCCCGGGATCACCTCGACCAGGCGCATCAGCGGCACCGGGTTGAAGAAGTGCAGGCCGATCAGCCTGCCCGGGTCGGCCAGCTCGGCGGCGATCTCGGTGACCGACAGCGAGCTGGTGTTCGTCGCGAAGATCGTCTCCTGTGGACAGACGCGCTCGAGGCTCGCGAACAGGGCCCGCTTCGTCCCGAGGTCCTCCCGGACGGCCTCGACGACGAGGTCGACGCCGTCCGCGGGCGCGTCGGGGGCGTCCACCGCGACCAGCCGGTCCTTGACCGCCTGCGGGTCTTCGAGCTTGCCCTTGGCGGCCAGCTTGCCGACCATCTCGCCGACGTACTCGATCGCCTCGGTGACGGCCTCGCGCCGGACGTCGGCCAGCTCGACGGTCACCCCCGCGGTCGCGGCCAGCTGGACGATCCCGCGGCCCATCACCCCGGTCCCGATCACCCGGATCCTGCCGACCTTCCCGGCCCACCCCGTCACGTCGTGCCCGCCTTCCCGCCGATGTCGTCGGGCCGACGGTACCGTCTCGGCCGTGACGGGGAAGCGGCTGACGCGGGCGGAAAGCCGCGAACGGACGAAGGACCGGCTGCTCGCGGCGGCCGCCGAGCTGTTCGCCGAACGCGGGGTCAACGGCACGTCGGTCGAGCAGATCGCCGAACGCGCCGGGTACACGCGCGGGGCGTTCTACGGCAACTTCGAGGACAAGCACGAGCTGGTCGTGGCCTTGCTGGCCCGGCGCCGGGAGCAGGAAGCCGTCGAAGTCGCGGCGCTGGAAGGCGACGTCATGACGCGGCTCAAGGAATGGCACGCGGAACGCGCCGAGCACCTGCCCGGGTGGTTCGCCCTGCGCACCGAGCTGACGCTGTACGCGCTGCGCAACCCCGGGGCCCGGCCGTCGGCGGGGGAGAACGAGCGGGCCGCGCGCGAGCTGATCGAGGCGGGTGTGCGGGCGACGTTCGCCGCTCGCGGTGTCGAGCCGCCCGCCGACCCGGCGTTCCTCGCGCTGATCATCCACGCGCTGGAGGACGGCCTGCTCCGGCAGCGGTACCTGAGCCCGGAAGGGACGAGCGACACCGTGATCGCCGACGCCGTCGAGCTGCTGCTGCGCACCTGGCTGCGTTAAAGGCCGACGAACTCGGCCATCCGCATCGCCGAGTGCGTGAAGAACGCGTCGGCCGGGTCGACGCTGCCGACGTACTGGCCGAACAGGTCGAAGTTGATCGCCCCGAACAGCTGGGTCCACGCCATGATCAGCCGGGTGACGGTTTCCGGTCCGGCGACGATCCCGAGGACTTTCGTGAGCGTCTCGGCCTGGGCGCGCAGTTCGGGCGCGACGTCGCCGTCGACCGCTCGCAGCTCGGTGTGCGTGAGCACCTTGACCAGGGCGAGCGCGACCCGGGACGCGGGGGCGACGGTGTCCTGCGGGGCCTGGTAGCCGGGGATCGGTGAGCCGTAGATCAGCGCGTACTCGTGCGGGTGCGCGCGGGCCCAGTCGCGCGTCGCGTGCCAGATCGCGAGCCACCGGTCGCGGGGGGCGCCCTTGCCGGGGTCGGCCGCCTCGGCCGCCTCGCCGATCGCGTTGTAGGCGTCGACGATCAGGTCGGTCAGCAGCCGGTCGCGGCTGGGGAAGTACCGGTACAGCGCGGACGACACCATGCCCAGCTCCCGCGCCACCGCGCGCAGCGAAAGCCCGTGCGCGCCGACCTCGGCGAGCTGGCGGCGGGCCTCGTCCTTGATCTCCTGGGTGAGCTCGGCGCGAGCACGCTCGCGCGCGGTCCGGGTCGCGGTCATGAGGGTCAGTGTGCCATGACGAGAGCGGCGCACAAAATCGAGAGCACTGCTCTTGACAGTGCCCCACGAGTGGGTGTTCACTGCTCTTAACCGAGAGCACTGCTCTCCCAAACTTCCGGAGGACACCATGACCGCCGCCCGCTACATCGAGCCGAAGAAGGCCACCAACGTCTTCAACGAGGCCGTCGCGAAGCTGACCCGGATGGGCTTCAGCGTGTGGGGCAGCCGGGTGCTGACCGTCGTCGGGCGCAAGAGCGGCGAGCCGCGGTCGGTGCCGGTGAACCTGCTGACCGTCGACGGCGTGCGCTACCTCGTCGCCCCGCGCGGCGAGACGCAGTGGGTGCGCAACCTGCGGGCCGCCGGCCAGGGCACGCTGCGCGTCGGGCGCCGCGTCGAGGAGTTCACCTTCCGCGAGCTGGCCGACGACGAGAAGCCGGGCATCCTGCGCGCCTACCTCAAGCGCTGGAAGTTCGAGGTCGGCGTGTTCTTCGACGGCGTCGACGCCAAGGCCTCGGACGAGAAGCTGCGCGAGATCGCGCCGGGCTACCCGATCTTCGAGATCTTCACGAAGTAGGTTTGCGCCGCTTGGTCAGGTTCGCCGCGACCAGGACCACGCCGGCGAGGAACGCGACGAGCCCGATCAGGAACCACAGCTTCTGGCCGGTCATGAAGCTGCCGGTGATGACCCCGATGCCCTGCAGCACCCAGACGGCGCCGACGAGCACGAGCACGACCCCGACCGCGAAGGTGATCCAGCGCCTCATCCGGCCAGTCTAGGCAGGTCTGTCGCCCGGGACGAGTCCGTGGCGGTAGGCGTAGACGACGGCGTGCACGCGGTCGGGCAGGCCGAGCTTGCTCAGCACCCGCGACACGTGCGTCTTGACCGTCTCCTCGCCGACGTGCAGCTGCCGCGCGATCTCGGCGTTGCTGCAGGCGTTGGCGATCAGCAGCAGGACCTCCCGTTCGCGGGAGGTGAGCCGGGCCAGCTCGGGTGGTTCGGCGGCCGCGGGTTCGAGCACCGACGCGAACTTCGCGACCAGCCGCCGGGTCACCGACGGGTCGATCAGCGCGTCCCCGCGCGCGGCCACCCGCATCGCGGCGACCAGCTCTTCCGGCGCCAGGCTCTTCAGCAGGAACCCGCTCGCCCCGGCGCGCAGCGCGCGGTAGACGTACTCGTCGGCGTCGTAGGTCGTGAGCACGAGGACACGGGTGTCGTTGCCCGGCGCGGCGAGGATCGCCTCGGTCGCGGCGAGGCCGTCGAGGCGGGGCATCCGGACGTCGAGGACCGCGACGTCCGGACGCAGGCGCGCGGTCTCGGCGACGGCTTCGCGGCCGTCGGACGCCTCCCCGACGCAGGTGAAGTCGGGCTGGGTGTCGAGCAGCGCGCGCATCCCGGAACGGAACATCGCGTGGTCGTCGGCCAGCAGGACGCGGATCATGTGCTCTCCACCGGGAAGGTCGTGCGCAGCTGCCAGTGCTCGCCGGTCTCGCCGTAGGAGACCTGGCCGCCGAACAGGGTGACGCGCTGGCGGATCCCCGCCAGGCCGCGGTGCGCGTGCTCGTTCTGGCTCGTGCGGCCGGGGCGCAGTCCGTTCGTCACCGTGAGCACGACCTCGGTGCGGCCGTGGTTCAGCTCGACGTCGACCGGGCCTTCGCCGTGGCGCAGGGCGTTGGTCAGGGCTTCCTGGGCGATCCGGTACAGGGCGACGTCGAGCGAGCCGGGGAGCTCGCGGGGTTCGCCGCGCAGGGTCAGCCGGGTCGGCAGGCCGGCGGCGCGGACGGTCTCGACCAGCTCGTCGAGGTTGTCCAGGCCGGGCTGTTCGGCGTTGGTTTCGGCGTGCAGGAGGTCGAGCAGCCGGCGCAGGTCGGCCATCGCCGAGCGGCTGGCGGACTCGACCGCGCCGAGCGACTTCCGCACGGGCGAGTCGCCGTCGGGCAGGCCGAGCCGGGCCGCGCCGGCGTGCACGCCGATGGCGCTGACGTGGTGGGAGATGACGTCGTGCAGGTCGCGCGCGATGGTCGTGCGCTCCTCGGTGACGGCCCTTCGCACGGCTTCTTCTTCGTGCTGGCGGCGTTCGTCGGCTTCGCGCTCGAGATCGGCGATGTAGGCGCGCCGGGCGGTGGTGTACCGGCCGACCAGCCACGGCAGGAGCGCGCTGACGCTGACGCTGATGGCGGCCAGCCGCCAGTCGGCGGCGGTGCGCCCGCCGCCTTCGATGCACCCGGCGGTGACGCCGGCGAGCAGGGCGAGGAGCGCGAGGACGGCGGGTTTCGGCCGCAGCCAGGCGCCCGCCCGGTAGCCGGCGATGAGGATGCCGGAGTTGTTCCCGACGACGTAGCCCTGGCAGGTGCACAGCAGCAGTGGCGAACCGGCGAAGAGGAGGGCGTGCGCGAGCGCGACCCAGCCGGAGTACCGGGCGGGACCGGCGAGGGCGGCGTTGACGGCGATCCCGCCGAGCAGGACCGCCCAGGCACGCCAGCCGGCTTCGCCGATCGGGCCACGGAGGGCGAAGAGGGCACCGTCACAGACGACACAGACCAGCGCGACCAGCACCGACTGGCGTCGCAGGGATCCACTGATGTCGTGCACACCCGCAACTCTGCCCTAGCCGGCGGCCGGAATGGGCGGGAACGCCCCGATGCGGCGGGAGGGGGACGCGGCACCGGGGCGCTCCCTGGAAGGGAGGGTCAGTGAGCAGGCGCGGCCGAGCCAGGGACGGGCGCGCGGCCTGCGGCGAGCGCCGCTGGCCAGTGGGTGGCTGCCCGGGCTTGCGGCGAGCGCCGGTCGCCAGTAGGTGGCTGCCCGGGCTTGCGACGAGCGCCGTTGGCCAGTGGGTGGCTGCCGGGCTTCGCCCGCGGGCCGCCGCCCGTGCGCTGGCGCCCGGGGCCGGCGGCGAGCGCCGCTGGCCTGAGGGCGAGCGCCGGTGGCCAGTCGGCGACCGTCCGGGCTTGCGGCGAGGACCGGTAACCAGCGAGCGGGCGCGGCCGGGCTGCGGCGAGCGCGGGTGGCCGCCCGGCCTTCGGTCTCTGCCGGGGGCCGAACGCCCCAATGTGGCGTTGGGTGCGTGGGACGCACCGAACGCCACATTGGGTGCGCTGGACGCACCGAACGCCACATTGGGGCGCTTGGGGCGGGCGGAGTCCGGGCCGCGAGCCGAGGCTGCGAGCCTGGGGCTGCGAACCGGGCCGCGGTGAGCCGGGGCGGTGAGCCGAGGCGCCGGGTGCTCAGTTCGTCGGGCGGGCCGAGTAGGTGCCGCCGCCGTTGCGGCGCTGGCCCGGCTGGCGCTGGCCGTCGAAGGCCTGGCCCAGCGAGGTCGCTGTTGCCGTCTGGCCCTCCACCTTCGCCACCACCGTCACGTTCGTGTCGCCCTGCTTCACGTCGCCCGTCTTCTGGGTCGATCCGTC
This genomic window from Amycolatopsis mongoliensis contains:
- a CDS encoding HsdM family class I SAM-dependent methyltransferase, which produces MDDDATVSAADIARLAGVGRAAVSNWRRRYPDFPPPVGGTASSPLFGLSAVAGWFRARGKKFELSAGERAWQRLRALGDDLDLAERVSRAGAFFAFQAGIADTFDSKLDDPELLTLLSEMTHRAGPVESFELLCRRYFEAHSRRLSATPEPVAELMARLTGPVSAILDPACGFGALALASGAKTVLGQDSDPMTASIATLRLRLRGIEAEVHAVDALREDAFSGRTAEAVLCDPPFNERAWGHDELVGDARWEYGLPPRGEPELAWVQHCLAHVEPGGTVAILMPGAAAGRRSGKRIRGNLLRAGAVRAVVTLTPAGPDLWLLRRPVPGQRPPSTVLLAEAGDDLSTVDEMWREFRAHPESGVRIIDLLDDDVDLTPARRRGRDEDPGQAFQAVRGRFAELAPRLPPLEAVDTEPAFTTIGELVKAGVVEVRHAARADAEHPTAEAGDVVASVTGIAYVHSGPAAPVGAGLTVYRVDPDRLDADFLAGCLRAADLPAASASTRIDGRRVRIPRCPIAVQREYGLVFRRLAEFDAVLRETAETGRELVRLGFAGLVEGRLRPGGG
- a CDS encoding serine/threonine-protein kinase, which gives rise to MLIADRYELDELPLGRGGMGAVHGGHDRRLGRRVAIKLLRLPGRDEELEARFAREARILATLDHPGVPTLYDYGTHDDRLFQVMQFVDGVTVADLLAEHGPLPVPWAAAIAAQACAVLTAAHALAVCHRDLKPSNLMLGPDGGVKVMDFGLAVLREADAAQFTRAGQLLGTPSYMAPEQIQRGGAEPRSDLYALGCVLHEMLTGRRLFDGPTAYAVFERQVKELPPPVPGVPKQLNALLAEMLAKDPEARPPGAAALYERLDALVGGLPPLPGFLVPPSVPSPGRMYARVLGRVSG
- a CDS encoding L,D-transpeptidase gives rise to the protein MKRLLAGAAALATAFVLAACSGGGAASGGPNAGGGAVAAAGTGGGTPTTSGTTAAPTTTSATPTPTPSTTKPAPTSTTAKPKPKPKPAAPAANPGVPCAAAAAASGTAACVDISAHKAWILQGGKVVYGPVPMLPGRKGYATPTGTFHVLSKEKVHLSKEFDNAPMPNSVFFYPGDAFHTGSLSVYSHGCIHLSAGASLKFFNTLHVGDVVQVVP
- a CDS encoding 3-hydroxyacyl-CoA dehydrogenase; amino-acid sequence: MTGWAGKVGRIRVIGTGVMGRGIVQLAATAGVTVELADVRREAVTEAIEYVGEMVGKLAAKGKLEDPQAVKDRLVAVDAPDAPADGVDLVVEAVREDLGTKRALFASLERVCPQETIFATNTSSLSVTEIAAELADPGRLIGLHFFNPVPLMRLVEVIPGTRTHDWLPAEALELVRSWGHEPVLAKDAPGFLVNHAGRGLNTEALQILAEALAEPADVDRVARDVLGLKLGPFELLDLTGLDVSHAVLESIWGGFHGEPRLRPSWLTRPRVAAGLFGRKNGSGFYSYAEGKQQVTDEPAAPPKPSSPVFAADEHLGRVLSAAGVQVVSDAYPDAVLLVPLYGESTVDAGARAGLPLDRVAGVDPLGGYERRLTMAVHPGLDPAAGRAAWGALAATGRPVTVVRDGPAPIAQRLLASIVNTACFIAGQGLASPEDIDTAVRLGLGYPRGPLTWGDLVGGDIVLRILRGLAATTGDPRYRPSPWLTERVALGLPLTSAGTTPADLRS
- a CDS encoding TetR/AcrR family transcriptional regulator, whose protein sequence is MTGKRLTRAESRERTKDRLLAAAAELFAERGVNGTSVEQIAERAGYTRGAFYGNFEDKHELVVALLARRREQEAVEVAALEGDVMTRLKEWHAERAEHLPGWFALRTELTLYALRNPGARPSAGENERAARELIEAGVRATFAARGVEPPADPAFLALIIHALEDGLLRQRYLSPEGTSDTVIADAVELLLRTWLR
- a CDS encoding TetR/AcrR family transcriptional regulator, giving the protein MTATRTARERARAELTQEIKDEARRQLAEVGAHGLSLRAVARELGMVSSALYRYFPSRDRLLTDLIVDAYNAIGEAAEAADPGKGAPRDRWLAIWHATRDWARAHPHEYALIYGSPIPGYQAPQDTVAPASRVALALVKVLTHTELRAVDGDVAPELRAQAETLTKVLGIVAGPETVTRLIMAWTQLFGAINFDLFGQYVGSVDPADAFFTHSAMRMAEFVGL
- a CDS encoding nitroreductase family deazaflavin-dependent oxidoreductase, yielding MTAARYIEPKKATNVFNEAVAKLTRMGFSVWGSRVLTVVGRKSGEPRSVPVNLLTVDGVRYLVAPRGETQWVRNLRAAGQGTLRVGRRVEEFTFRELADDEKPGILRAYLKRWKFEVGVFFDGVDAKASDEKLREIAPGYPIFEIFTK
- a CDS encoding response regulator; protein product: MIRVLLADDHAMFRSGMRALLDTQPDFTCVGEASDGREAVAETARLRPDVAVLDVRMPRLDGLAATEAILAAPGNDTRVLVLTTYDADEYVYRALRAGASGFLLKSLAPEELVAAMRVAARGDALIDPSVTRRLVAKFASVLEPAAAEPPELARLTSREREVLLLIANACSNAEIARQLHVGEETVKTHVSRVLSKLGLPDRVHAVVYAYRHGLVPGDRPA
- a CDS encoding sensor histidine kinase; its protein translation is MHDISGSLRRQSVLVALVCVVCDGALFALRGPIGEAGWRAWAVLLGGIAVNAALAGPARYSGWVALAHALLFAGSPLLLCTCQGYVVGNNSGILIAGYRAGAWLRPKPAVLALLALLAGVTAGCIEGGGRTAADWRLAAISVSVSALLPWLVGRYTTARRAYIADLEREADERRQHEEEAVRRAVTEERTTIARDLHDVISHHVSAIGVHAGAARLGLPDGDSPVRKSLGAVESASRSAMADLRRLLDLLHAETNAEQPGLDNLDELVETVRAAGLPTRLTLRGEPRELPGSLDVALYRIAQEALTNALRHGEGPVDVELNHGRTEVVLTVTNGLRPGRTSQNEHAHRGLAGIRQRVTLFGGQVSYGETGEHWQLRTTFPVEST